A genomic region of Parus major isolate Abel unplaced genomic scaffold, Parus_major1.1 Scaffold370, whole genome shotgun sequence contains the following coding sequences:
- the CENPA gene encoding histone H3-like centromeric protein A: protein MYQSSTRLLLRPGPFARVVRELCLLFTRGVDYRWQRMALLALQEAAEAFIVRLLEDAYLCSLHARRVTLFPKDLQLARRLRGVEGGGI from the exons ATGTACCAGAGCAGTACCCGCCTGCTTCTGCGCCCCGGCCCCTTTGCCCGTGTG GTGCGGGAGCTCTGCCTACTCTTCACCCGCGGGGTTGATTACCGCTGGCAGCGTATGGCCCTGCTGGCGCTGCAGGAG gcagcagaggcCTTCATCGTGCGGCTGCTGGAAGACGCGTACCTGTGCTCACTGCACGCCCGTCGAGTCACCCTGTTCCCCAAAGATCTGCAGCTGGCCCGGCGCCTGCGGGGAGTGGAGGGGGGTGGCATCTGA